tgtttttagttattttaatctttctatttcacactctcatattgaCATTCAATATTATGGTTTGGTGATAttattctttacttgtaagtaagaggtcttaaatTTGAAAATGTTCCATGAAATATATGTAATAGTAGTAGCTTGCAAAAGATAATATTAAGTGCATACAATTTGTTACTGTGTGAAGAAAGCGTGAACCAAATTTACCATGCTTTGAAAATGAAGATTCTCACAACAAAGTGAACCTTGCTGATGTTAAATAAACAACAACCAAGCATTATTCCATTAAATGAAGTCGACTGTATGAATCATAAAATGTCACATCACTCGATTTTACTCAAAGTCTTTCGTTAGGTAACCTTATTGATATTAGAGCTcataaaatttaagaaaaaaagaaacgtGACTTCTTGTGGCTTTTTGGTTGACGCATGCATGCCTTCACACAAAAGCTTGGACTCTTTCAAATTTGGCGGACCTTTTAATTCCTAGTATTCCTAATACAAGTATGTTACGGTCAATCTCAGGCGTGTATATAAAAGGTGGAGGATGGAGCAATGTGCATGTCTACGAATAGATATCAATTCtctgaaaaaaaattactagCCATAAATTCTTGGAATGAAACAATCAACGGTATATAAAAGGGTATGATATCCAcatacccctttttacttctctcacacctttttggttttcggtcgtcggatcagatgaattgaagaagatcaactaacaaaaattaacaagagtgtgtgagaagtaaaaagaggtgtgtagATAGCATACCCCTATATAAATGGCCTTGTGCAACTTGTTTAGAAAAATCAAACAGCTTCATTTTAAGATCATCCATTGGCTAATTAAcaagtttatttttttgtttatttatgttgCTTATCTTTCTTGTACTTCTCCCATCTTGCATTTTTACCCTAGCTTCATTTTAAGATCATCCATTGGCTAATAAAAGTATGAGTTCTACAGTGGCGGCTAATGAAGTCAGTATTATGTTGCTTATCTTTCTTGTACTTCTCCCATCTTGCATTTTTACCAGGGACGAAGCCAGAAATTTAACTAAGGGGGGCACCTTAAAATATTTGAGttcttttttttggacaaataaaGCTAGTTCTTTTACAAATGctgaaaaaattaattacaaaatgcCTAATTTTATTACTCTATTGTCTAATTTTGTCTCTAATTGTTGACAATCTAATGCTCATTTGtactaattaatcaaataaatacAACTCAACAAGATTTAGACATTAGTGCGTGAGAAAAATATATAAGATAGAGGgacatttaaaaactaaaagcagattttcactattttaatatgattaattaaataatctgcaaagcaaaaaaaataggaatgattaattgaataatttgtaatGAAAAAAAGAGATGAGAGGGGGCATGTGCCCCCactagggctgggcacgggccgggccgggcctaTTTTTGAAGGGACCGGACTGGACCCGGAATTAAAGGAGACGGGGCGGGCCGGGCATTACAATTTTGAAAATAGGAACCGGACCTTACCCGGCCCTAttgaaacgggccggttcgGTCCGGGTACACgggtccccttttttttttttttttgctgtttaAAAGTATTTgctgcacagattgcagtttCAAAAAACTGCATAGATagcagtttaaaaaaaattgcacaaaTTGCACAAattgcagtttgaaaaaacTGCACAGATTCCAGTTTGGAAAAAATCACAGAttgcagtttgaaaaaaaattgcacaaaTTGCTGCACAGAACAGATTGCAGTTTGCAAAGAACATATTTCACAGAATGCAGTTTGCAGTGCACAGATTGcacagattgaaaaaaaaaagcacagaTTGCAGTACTGCACACACAAATTGTAGTTGCACAAATTCAATACATCTAAAATAACATTGCATCGTTATGCAGAGGCATCAGAATTCGGAAAAACAACTAATGATCCTTATCAAATATGGTAAACAACTACTGATCCTtttcaaatataaataaaaaattcattagctcaccaaggaaagtctctgTTCACAATATAGTTTGTGGCATTCTGTAAGGATCTGAGTATATTCTTTCCTTGATGCTCTGCTTTCAATTTCCTCCAGCACTGGCTTAAGCTGCAGAGATTCTATTTGTTAGACATCAACACTTAAACGAGTGTGAAGTTAAAAACTTAATGCAGAAAATTGCATGCCCGCTTCAAATAATTGGATAGAACTAAAAATGCTTTTTAGACACATCTTGCTTTCAGCTTTTCACACCCTGGTTGGTTAAAtgctttaatcaaattttaactaATTCAATAGAATCATCAATGTTACCTCACTTGCTGCTGCTTTGAAACGGACATATATAACAGATGCTTCTACACCCTCAGAAACAGATGCGTTATTGCCACCACTGCCCCGGATAGCTGCCTGTACCTGATGACAGTGGCCATAATTCAAAGCCAGGTAATATACACTAATGCATATTAAGACTGAAGTCTACTACAATGTGTTAATGGTAACTCAGTTCAATAAGGTAACATTACCTGAGAAGAAGCACCTTTGAGAACTGAAGGTACATGAGAACGAATCATTCCCAAGGCTCGAGACTGtccaaaacaagtaaactatATATTACTGAAGGAGAGGTCAAAACTAATCTTACTAGAAGACAATCTCCATTCTATACTATTCATCTAATCAACGCTCTTGCAAATCATACCTGCAATTGTCGAAATTTGAGCAGGTAAACACTGGATTCTGCAtaaacacacaaacacacacatgtatatatatacacatatacaaCAACATGTTATGCAGAGGCATCAGAATtcggaagaaaaaaaaccctaaaatctcaaattccaatttaaaaaccctacacccaaaattcaaaatttcaaattaataacaaaaccctaattcaaaattACCTAAATTTTAGAGGGATGATGGCTGGTACCAGTGTTCTCGACGACGGTGATGGGCTGATGGGCTGATGGGGTGATGGCGGTCACAACGGCGGGGGTTGCTGTCGAAGAGGAGAGAATCGACTGCAGGGGTGATGGCGAGAAGGATGATGGGTGGTGGTGCCGTTGTCTTCGCCGAGGAGAATTGACGGTTGGTGAGGGGGAGGATGATCGGAGTAGTCGAGGGAAGGGAACTATCGAGGGACTGACTGAGagtctgagagtgagagagtgagaaTCGAGATGAGAGAGACGGATAGAGAACTTAGGGTAAAACTAAAACTAACGGTTCAGATGAGATATGGTAGCTTATTCATCAATCTGGTCCGTCCATTTTAATTACAAACGGGTCGGTCCGGGTACCCACGGTTCTTATATTCTAGGAACCGGCCCGAACCGAAAATCACAAAGGCCCGCCCCGGCCCGCCCCGTTTCTCTTTTTTAAAAATAGGAACCGGCCTGTACCCGCCCCGAACCGCCATTACCCGCCCCGACCCGCGGTTCctgtacccgtttgcccacccctagccCCCACTAGGCCTTACCTCCCTTCGTCCATGATTTTTACCCTAGCTGGATAATATTCGCAATCGGATTCTTCAGCCCCAGAAATTCTTCAAACTACTATGTTTGGGATAACAAAATTCCAGAGCAAACCATCATTTGGGTTTCAAACAGGGACAACCGTTTTAGCCATTAACAGAGATCATGGAGGCCTCTATGTAAATGACCAAAATATCCCTCTCTGTCAAGATTTTAGGTTGCTGCGTTCGAGACGAAGAAAAGACGTTATAACCTATGAATACGTTCCGAACAAAGGTTTGGACTGTTGCGAGTTataaattagttaaagtgtaaatagtagtttattgttcCACATTGGTGAAATAcgtatgtaataccaattgtaactcctatatatactccactttgaaGATTAATGAATAGATAAGAAATTtctaaatattgtcatatatatttttggtatttaccatatttagtttaatatggcatcagagcagttcgctcttggtaacctgtgtgctttaattttgtgcctCATTTTTTGTGATTTCCTTCGTTGAAAAAAAAGGTGAATAGTGTCGCGTTTGCTACAGTGCATGAACAATGGTCCTCTACAGTGCTGTAAACAGTGATTGCTACAGTACGTGAATAGTTCCGCTACAGTGCCGTAAACAGTAATTGCTGCAGTGTctggtaaattatttttattccGCTACCtatcttttgtgcctttattgttcATGATTTTGTTCAATAgctcaatataatcatagtattgttatgcatcttggtggaacaaataaataGATAATTGATATTGGGACAactgatcatgtgactagtgatcctagagtgtttgatgagttatgtgactaTGTTTATGATTCgtatattactagtgcaaatgAAGCACCTTCCCCTGTGAAGGGCGAATACACTATCTCTCTGACTCCAACCTTATCACTGGTCTGTGTTTTACTTGTTCTTGATGTTAAGTGCAATTTTTTGTcggtaggaaaacttcttgataccttATGTTGTTTTATTCACTTCTACCCTACATATGGTTATTTTCAAGatattcaaactcagaagataattggtTGTCGTAAAAGAATAGGGGAtttgtacatcttgactatgAAGGATACTGTTGTTTTCgattcaaataatcatcaagttttaagtgctaaagtggatgacagacatcaaatttggttgtggcatcaacgattgggacatccatcattcagttatatgaaacatctatttccttctttgtttcgcacttgtagtgattcagagttcaagtgtgaaacatgtgtcatggctaaAAGTCATCGTACTTCATTTCCcataagtgattctaaagctactttgccatttgatttgatacattctgatgtgtggggtccgacgaaagttacttctaatggatttcggtggtttgttacttttattgatgattgtactcggttaacttgggtgttcttaatgaagaataagagtgatgGTCCGTTACTTCTTtaagaattttgtacaatggtgtctactcaatttcagaccaaagttaaggtcttcagGTCTAATAACGGAGGATAATATGTGAATCACACCTTGGCATGTTTTTTTcgtgatcatggtattattcaccagacGACTACTCCATTTACATCCCAACAAAATGTTGTGTCCGAACGGAAGAATCGTCAAATAATGGAGGTTGATCActccttgatgttggataaatgtgttcctaatcatttgtggggtcatgttgttttggctgctgtgtatttaatcaatcgtgttccaagtagggttcttgattttcagacaccgtTTGATGTGCTAAAAAaacatgtttttcttgtttctgtatcaaagcttcctccgaaagtgtttgggtgtattgcGTATGTGCATGTCTACTCTCATCAGCAAAGTAAACTTGATGCATATGCTCTTTGATGTGTCTTTATTAGGTatgctaacaataaaaaaggctataagtgttatcatTATCCGACtcaaaaaaaacttatattaccatggatgtcacaTTCCACGAGGAAGTTTCGTATTTTGTTAAGCCCTTTTTCGACTCTCCACTtcagagggagagagggagtgaAGTGTAGATTCGAAGATatggtatggatgatgtgttacaggCAGAGTTGGGAACAGAATCTATTATGTTACGTGATACAGATCATTCGGCTACAGATAATGATCAATCACCTGTCATTCCAGGAACTATTTCTACTGACGACATATTAGATGTGCCCAGTGAGTTGTCTGTTAGTATGTCTGACGAATTACCTTCTGATGATTGGTTGCCTGCTGCTGATATGTCTAACAAGTTGCTTGATGATGGTTCGTCtagtgatgattcttctaacaaTTTGGTACAAGATGATGGCATATATAAGGTAAATTCTgacgattcttctacttatcagttgcctcTACGAGCTAATagtggaaaacctaaagtacaatatgagtctgatatgcatgccaaagccaaatatcctatTAACAATTATGTATCTACTCATCATTTgtccaaaccatatgcatcttacaGATGTCAACTATCTAGTGTAttaattccaacaaaattgcaagatgaTTTGTCTAACCCTAAGTGGGTTAAAGCCATGaagttgagatggaagctttggaaaagaattctacttgggatttggttcTTTTACCAAATGAGAAGAAAGTTGTTGGATGTAGATGAGTGtttactattaagcacaaaACAGATGGTTCCAGTGATCGATATAAAGCCAGATTAGTTGttaagggttatactcaaacctatggggtAGACTATCAGGAGACttttgctcctgttgccaaacttaatactgtgtgtgttcttctgtccttagcagcaaaccaggattgcctctgttgcagtttgatgttaagaatgatttccttcatagtgatcttaaggaggaagtttatatggatctcccacctAGTATTGGAACATCTCTTGGAAAAGGTGTTGTATGCAGGTTACAAAAGGCTttgtatggtttaaaacaatcttctagagcgtggtttgggaggtttacaagttcaatgaagaagtttgggtatatccagagtcattcagatcatactttATTTCTAAAGTGACAAAATGTTAAGCTAAttgcattgattatttatgttgatgacatgattgTGATTGGTGATGATCAGAAAGAGATACAACACCTTCAAAAGTATCTAGTtactgaatttgagatgaaagaattgggtgaattgaagtattttcttggaatcgaggttgcacgatccaagcatggtatttttctgtctcaacagaagtatgttcttgatttgttagctgaaataggtatgttagattgcaaacctgttgatacttcaattgagcagaatcatcatttgggcttatttccagatcagttcctactcataaggaacggtatcagaggcttgtggggagattaatttatttgtctcacaatcgccctgacattgcttatgcagttagtgtggtaagttagtttatgcactcacctagtgaagctTATATGGATGTAGTAACCCATATTTTAaggtacttgaagatggctcATGGCAGAGACTTGGtttttctccaagaatggtcatttgaatgtcgaagggtatacatatgcaaatttggCAGGTTCTATTACTGATCGGTGATCTATatctggatactttacgtttgtgggtggtaatttagttacttagagaagcaagaaacaaaaagtggtggctaggtTAAGTGCAGAAGTtgagtttcgtggtatgtctcatggtgtatataagttgttgtggttgaaaaaattgttgagagatcttgggtttaaacccaagggtgctatgaaacttcattgtgataacaaagctactattgagattgctcataatctAGTGCAACATGATCGACCAAAACTTGTGGAGATTGAAcgacatttcattaaggaaaaattggatgctggaattgttatgtttccgtttgtgggatctgaagatcaacttgctgatgtTCTTACTAAGGTTGTGTCTAatagtgtgttttccaactcgATTGACAAGTTAggcatgcgtgacatctttgcaccaacttgaggatgagtgttgcgagttatatattagttaaagtgtaaatggTAGTTTATTGTCTCACGTgagtgaagtacatatgtaataccaattgtaactcctatatatactccactttgaaGATTAATGAATAGATAAGAAATttccaaatattgtcatatatatttttttggtatttaccatgtttagtttaatatggaCTACTCTTTCATGCACTATCTTATTTTTGCTTTTAATTTCTCTACTTGTCACTTGAAACTAAGGAAGCACGAATTCCTTATTATCCGCGGGATTGCCAGAGTGAAAGTAGAAATAGTGgggagctttttttttttttacttgttatTTTAATTAGAATTGTTGGACTCAGTTACGTGTTATATTAACATGTAAGTATTTAAAAAATTGTGACAAAGAGAACACATTAATTTGTGACAACCATTTTGAAGGGTTGCAtttatcgattttcaatttcaacgaCCACCTTGATTGGGTGAGTTAATTTCAAAGATTATTCCCGGCATGTAAATTCTTTAAGGTATGGAACTTGTGGAGAGAACGCGATGCCCTGGAAATAATTGATTCATCTTTGGGTGAATCATACCCATCAAAGAAGTTGTGAGATGCATCCAAATTGCTATCTTATATGTGCAAGAGTATGCGCCACTGACTGGCCAATAATGTCGGCGGTTGTTTTCATGCTAGTTAATGAAGCAGCGGCTCCTTCATCAAAACAACCAGCATGTTATTGCAGAGGAGACCCATCATCCAGTACTGAAGGAGAAAATTCCGCAAATGAAGTTTGACACATTGACATTGTCTATCAATCTACTTGATACAACTAGGGTGTGGTCAGAATTAATGAAGTGGAAATTTCAAACTGCGGTGTGTGATTCGGAGTCACAAGTGAGTTCACTGTTGCATCAACGGCTGGAAGTCGCGGGTAGGTTCATGTTGCatcaatgaaaaaaataataataattacaacTTACAAGATTActtaatcaatatattaatacATTTAGTAAGCAATCAGTAATGGTTGGCAAACCTTTGTTATGCAATAATGCATTTTGTGAAAGGTCTGCTGAATGTTTTAGTTCTTCAGCTCCTCCTTCTCCAGCTCTGCTCTTCCTCGGACACCATAAAATTTGATCAACCCGTCAGAGACGGTGATTTCTTAGTGTCCAAGAATGAGACCTTTGTCCTGGGATTCTTAAGTGTTAGAGTATATAAAGCAGTTAGGAATATGACTGTTAGAATAATTAGTTAGGATTGTTGGTAAAGGAGTGAGTCGGTTAAGGTGGTTAGCCTAGCACTCATCTATATAGTAAGCATATCATTGTAACCATTGaattaatcaagaaaatatCAGTGCAATTCTTTGTTTCTTCCTCTCTAAATTCTCTCtgattccttcttctttttcctctgtGATCTATCTGTTTCTCCTTCTGCATATtgcttaacatggtatcaagaGCCGTTAAAGCTTGATCAGCTTCTTCGATCCTTTCAGTTTCTGATTGACCAGAAGATATTGGGTATGTCTTCTCTGTTTTTTTGGGCATCTCCGACTACCCATTTCTGCATTCTACATTCAACAAAGTTGTGCACACAAGGTGTTTTCTCTTTGTTCTCAAAGAAAACTGATCAACCAGTTTGATT
This genomic interval from Malus domestica chromosome 05, GDT2T_hap1 contains the following:
- the LOC139195989 gene encoding conserved oligomeric Golgi complex subunit 3-like; translated protein: MIRSHVPSVLKGASSQVQAAIRGSGGNNASVSEGVEASVIYVRFKAAASELKPVLEEIESRASRKEYTQILTECHKLYCEQRLSLVS